The sequence tagcattttcagaagcgGTCAGCATTCATACACTTGTGGAtaactaaatattttatttttttaagtaagcaTTTATAATTGCTGCTTGTGTTTAGCATTCCTTCAGACAGTTTATTCACTAATATGAGCAGGTCACACTCTGGATAACTCATTTACCTTGGCCTCTTCATTGATATTCCATACAAATGACAAAGCATTATAGGCAACTTCTTCAATGCTCTCCACAGTGTTGCAGTTTTCCTTGTAGTCAGCTAGAAGACAGGAAAACATTGATATCAATTACATGCATATTCAGTAGAAATGCAAAAGTTATATAAATGCTAGAATCCCCTAAACAAAGTACTATTTGATTTCACAAGAGCCTATCAAGTCTTTATTTTGAATCGGTCTTGCTAGAGAAATTGAAATCGACATACCAACATCAATAACTCTTTGCTTTGCAGTTGGCTGTCTGGAATGCCAGTGTTTCCAGCGTTTTAATTGCTCTTCAGGATTCTTCTCATTATCAAAGACGACCATTACAACACTCTGCATAAAAAAACATaggtatataaatatatgtatagctATACATATGGCATGTTAAATTAGCACAATGAAAGCATTATGGACTGTATAATAACTTAATGAAAACAAGTTTTACTACCAATTTTACTTCCCCCTAAATTTCCCCTAATTTTTCCCCCAACTTTTTTACTGTGCAAATATAAGATGCAAATAGTTTCCCAATTTTAAAGAGCTACATCATGCATGTGATACAcagtatgtatataaatatacaggcataccacacttttaagtacacaatggggtttatttactaaagctgggaaGTGTAAAATCAGGCTAATTTCTGCATTGAAACTAATGAGCttttaaccccagcttgttcaattaagctttggtaataaaacctggaagctcattggtttatatacagaagtgagcctgattttgcactctccggctttagtaaataaaccacattgtgtatttaaaagtggggtatgcctgtatatatatttcatttgtatTATTTTACAGAATTTGTTTTTCATGGGTCCAGAAGGTGTTCAATCAGCTGGAAAGTGATTATGACTCAAAGCCTAAACAACCTTTAAATTATATAAGTATATTAAATATATCATTTTAATTTTACTAATATTAGTGTATATTCTTTTCAATAATTATATtgtattctgcatacttccaggcCCTGGTGGAGTCCCTAAAACACTAGTAATGCACTCTCTTTCTTCCATGGGCTCGTTAGTGTGAAAATACATTTAATGGGAGACTACATTTGTTGTGAGCTGTATCCCACTAGGAAAATATGAACACCCTGCTCAGTACACATTAAATCTATAGATATTCATCAGTCTTTTATAAATGAGTTCAACATTTAAATGGGGCTTTTACAAAGTCTGAAAAGAAGGCAGTTTGTCAGGGGAGACATGGCATTATATGTAAACGGCACTTATAGACTCGTACTATTTGCGCTGGTGAAAAAGCCTTGTGTTCTCAGTGACTCATGTCATTTTACTAGACTTTCAGAAATAGATGCATTTGTTCCAATTCATGAGGTCTTTTTGTCTTTGAGTTTGTTTATTGTGTGGTCCAATATATCAATGTCTACTATGTTCCCAGCTGGCTCTGATTCCTTCACTTTATTGTAGAAATATATCTTTAAAACTTTCAAAGACCTGTTTTGGTACTGCTACATCAATCTATAGACTGCTTCAATATACTCAGGATTACCTACAAAATTTCCCAATCTGTAAAACCCGATGTTATACCACTGGTCTTTCTTGAACATACCTTGACTTTATTGGAAGACAGTTGCAAACATTTCCTGTTATCTGCCATCCGAAGATTTACTGGATAAAATTGACTTTTGTTGAGATATGCCATTGGAGAGTCGCCGGACTTGACGTGAATGGCTTTGGGGGATTCCAGTGTGTATTCAAAGTCACTGCAGAATTTATACATAATTTAAACAATGCTTTTGGAATGTTTGACAAATATTTAAAGAAACTTAGGCTATGATTGAAAGATAATCAGTTATAGTGCATCTTACCCTCAAGTAAACATGTGCAGACCATTTTATTTTGACTTTAATACAGTTCCACATGGCGCTTAATGTGATTATTGAATGgttaggctattttttttttaaatatctatctatctgtctgcacTGTATTAAAGCAATATTACAATTTAAACTCTGGTTGCATTCAAAATACTTACCAATTGGCTTCAGCGGGTAGGTAATCTGCGGAGCAGGTGGATTCTGCCTGACCTCTAAGAATATCATTGAATATGAGGGGCtgcagataaaaatatataatagataTAAACACGGCTAATATAATTAAATAAGATTGATCGTGCATACTATATAGTGGACTGTAGTTTACCTCTGGATTGTCTTCTTTAAATGTACTGTCTGGTTGCCAACGCTGTTGTTGCTGGGCTACATGTAATGGTTCAAAGAGATTGTTTAAAGAATTCTTCTCGAACACATCACATGATGTGGCCATGAAACCCTCATGTGTATCACTGGTTAATTTGTTGGTATTTGCTGGTAAAGTCAGTTTACTGGGATTTATCAGACAGTCCAGTGTTAAATAACTGTTCTTTTTATGTGAATCTGCATAATCTTGCGTAGACGAGGGATTATCATTTAGAAATTTCATGAGATGAGTTGAGCTTTCATACGATGAAACGTCTGAGTCGTATTCACTGCATTGTCTAAAAGACAACATACAAACAGCTttaataattacaaaaatacattcaattcaaatatacacacacacaccaacattcctaaatgttttttttttctaaaattaccTTTTCACTTGTTCACAACGGTCTGTTGACCCTGGTGGaattattcttttttcttttggaaccTAAGACAAGATAAAGGATAGCATTAAAATCATGTATAAACAACATGCACGTTTTAAAAAAGCCACAATAGTAACTTGTCAAAGGAATGGTGCAAAACCTCAAAAATACTGTCTATTTTATTAAGGAATTATCTGGTATTAATGTGTAAGAAGATAACAAAAAGAGTCAGGAACATCGCCAGACAAGAGGTAGAATAGACATGTCTGATACTTAAATAGAAAGCAATGCCACATATACTATGTTTTCTCAATCATGGGTGTCCTTTCGTCTGTACTGGACCTAAAAGTTATTGTTGTCAAATATGGGTTACAATGAATGTACTTGCCCTATAGTAATCATAGAGAAAGCTCAATGCGGTAACGCCATCATCATCCCCATTTGCCCTCATCATAGCTTTGGTAGCTGCAGTCATAGGATTATCCAGGTATTTGGACcatgtctcctcatcagtgctgtaaGAATATTTCTGGAAATTGATGCTGTCATTCTGGAGAAGCATGACTGGCCtgtaactaaaaagaaaaaatagttaattttaattatatattatatgctcagaaatccaagataaaaaaatctgtattgtACATGCCTGATATTTAATGTATTCAGCTAGAATAGCATAGTAGTTATTGTTTCACCTTTTTACCTGGTCAGAGTCATATCTTACTAACATTTGATTTTTATACACAAGACTACATGGACAGTGACAtttataataatacattttttcctatgtatgggCACCATTATATCATTTATATTAATGTATACCAGTTTTAGACTTTAGCTGGTATTTTTTCTATCTTCTGATAAGTTATATGAGGCAAATGGTTGCTGCTGATCTAATAAAAGGGTATCAACCATGCAACATATAGAAGGCCTTTACATATGGCTATATCCAGAAAATAGTGGGTCTTTGGCTGTCATGGCTTTATGCCTTAGTTAAACATGATATCTAAGAAGGGAGTGCGGTTACCACACACCTTCAAGTCAGACAATTGCTGATGTGGGTGACAGGCTGTATAGTTACTAATTCTCCTATTAGACCACAAGCCATGCTTTCATAGCAAAGCAAACACATGTTGCTCACGGCTTCCAGCCTTGTTCAGGAAGGTTACAGGTTCAACCAACTGGAAAGGCACCTGCCTGTGTTATTTTAATACCTAGGCTTCTATCTTCAATCATTTCTTTTCATATGTTCTGTATAGGTTACTCTGAGCTGTCATTTCTTTACTTTTGACCACTCCTAACTAGCAGCTTTTGTTCTCCAGGAAAACTCTATTTTTCAGTCCCTCCAGCACAGTGCAATGTATAAATATGTACTCTGTACACATACCAAGGGTTAAAATGGAAGCTGTGGTctctttacagtttttttttttaaagatatgtaTCTGAATGTGAGAGGCTTAATAGAATGAATCTTTTCAATAAgagttaaatatttaaaaatgtgctTCTCTTTGGCCTTTAAATAGCATTAATACATAAGTGCAGCCACATCAGCAGATGTTTAGAAAAGGTGCAAATTATATAGGAATGAATATCAAATATTACTTTTAATTAATTTACTGCAATTGTCTCTTCGTAAGTGAGAAAAGAGGCACAtggcaatatatatattattagttAGCGCCACTACCACTAACACATATTCATTAATATAGGAAAGCAAGCAATTAAATATGCAGCAGTAACATCAAAAATCGCTTCATGACAATCCAAattgtaatttttctcctttacgcCAAATTAGCAGTAGAGTTTCAGGTACAGGACTGTTCATAAGCTGTGGCCATCTGGTCTATGACATTCTACCATATTCAGCTCTTTAAAATGTAGTATATTTATTTAGCCCATGTAGAAAATGTTGTGAAAAGCTGTTCACTGCTAAAAGAGAACACTGTAAactgtaaaaaattgtgttttttttattcactatAAAATGGTTCTTTAATGCAAGAGCTGTGAAAACGGAGAATAGTCTTCCATAAAAATGTATTCTAGTAGACACAGGCTATTATagagtaaatacattttttattattatagagTAGATCATGTGGAATCCTTCTTGTACATGGTATCAACAAAAGAAAGGTAATGAAGTCACGGAATGTTTGATGGACTAGCTCAAGGCATGAAAAGGGTGTGTTACATGTAGCACAGTGTGTAGGTGGGTTAGCAGAAATTATAGTTTTATGCCTTGTTGAATTGGGTGTATTGCCTTTTGTCTTAGTTGATGAACCAATATATTCTTGGCATACATAACTATGATCTTTTGCCAGTCCGCATAACACACTACCAACATTTACTAGTTtggcgaaaacatttttttatttgaagaaAGTTAAGCAATACCTTGGAACTATTACTCAttttaaaagtatatatatatatatatatatatatatatatatatatatatatatatatatatataaaacaaatacatatatatatgtatatatatatatat comes from Rana temporaria chromosome 2, aRanTem1.1, whole genome shotgun sequence and encodes:
- the GRHL3 gene encoding grainyhead-like protein 3 homolog, whose protein sequence is MSNELDYRPVMLLQNDSINFQKYSYSTDEETWSKYLDNPMTAATKAMMRANGDDDGVTALSFLYDYYRVPKEKRIIPPGSTDRCEQVKRQCSEYDSDVSSYESSTHLMKFLNDNPSSTQDYADSHKKNSYLTLDCLINPSKLTLPANTNKLTSDTHEGFMATSCDVFEKNSLNNLFEPLHVAQQQQRWQPDSTFKEDNPEPLIFNDILRGQAESTCSADYLPAEANCDFEYTLESPKAIHVKSGDSPMAYLNKSQFYPVNLRMADNRKCLQLSSNKVKSVVMVVFDNEKNPEEQLKRWKHWHSRQPTAKQRVIDVADYKENCNTVESIEEVAYNALSFVWNINEEAKVFISINCLSTDFSSQKGVKGVPLNLQIDTYDYDTGVKRLIHRAVCQIKIFCDKGAERKMRDEERKQFRRKGKGPDTSKDIKSAALPGYRGTDITYLRPMTDMETQPVLFIPNVHFSNLQRCGVVLPAVTDNDRLALKRSCPSFTGTPPSKQKSTEDPQRVLLYVRRETEEVFDALMLKTPDLVGLKKAISEKYGLLEESISRVYKKCKRGILVNMDNNIIQHYSNHMAFLLDLTDLDGIIQVTLKEL